The Botrytis cinerea B05.10 chromosome 6, complete sequence region GATTGCTTAGAGGCAGATAGGGTAGAAAAGAGACTTGGAATGatgagagaaggaagagtaAGGAATGGTGAGGTGTGAGTGAAGGAAACGATGAGGTACGTTGCCTTTGGCGATGGTACATTTTAtgcttctcttttttatatatacttttctcttctttgtatctacctttttttttttacgaCGATGAAGTTGGAGTAGGGGGAGTGGCATTCAACATGCTATTATgaaaatcttcttccaaatttgAATCTTCCTAATATGATGTTTGTGGGTGTGTGTGGAAAGAAAACCCATAGTGGTGATACTTCCGGCATCATGCAAAAATACACCAAGGTTCTATCTATTCACCTGCTATGCTTAAGTGAGTATTGAATTATAGAGTGTAACATCGCCAGATCTCTCCAAGGCCTCTGAAATAAAACTTGCTCTGCAAGGAAATTGTACATCAAATGATAATATTTCCAAAGactcatctcatatctcgCAGAGTAAAACACGAAATTGCGATGGAAGGTCTTGATTGGCGTTGAACGCCCTTTCCAAGAAGTTAGCTAAGCCTTGAAAATATAGAGCTTGGAGGAGAACAATCACTTTACCACTTAATCGAACTTCaagagaataaatatattgtagATATTCAGAGGAAGTGATCGAGAGGAAGAGACACAAGGACTGAACCGTGGTATTTTGTGTCGAAAGatagaaggagaggaggggaaagggggagagaCGAAGACGGAATGTTTTGAATGACAGCACTTTCCTCGCTCCTCTATTCGATGACTGGCGGATGAATtagacaaaaaaaaaaatgaaaaggtaAATTGCAGAATAAGGGGTAATTAAGATGGCTTCTAAGCTCCAAATTTAGAGGTTCTCATTCATCCTAATCAAGCTCGAGGACAAGTGAGTTTCTACACAATGATAGCAATTATAGGCAGAAAAGACATCGTGCCAATCTACCCACCAGAGATATAGTGGGATTTCTTAGATATGCTCTTGCATAAGCGAAGACTTGAGAAGCTGTACAATTTCCATTCCAATGCAACACTGAGAGAAGGCTAGATGTCAGTCTTCAGTCTCAGTTTTCTGGTTTCAACCTCTATACTGCTTCGAGCAAAAACTTTTTGATTGCCCGACAGCCAAGTTCCAGATTTCCTCCTCGGAATAAGAGGTATCATTCAAGCCTCGTTTATCGCATGCTCGATACAGAGGATATCAGTAGCaatagaaaaaatgaatatctcCTCTGTCAATGGTTTGGTAGTCCTGAACTATCAATGTAGAAGCTGTGAATGAACGAgcatgaaaatatatattacaagTGAGTAATGAGCCAAGATGGTCGATACTGTAGAACTCGCTGTTATaacttcctccttcttttcaCTAGTTTTCTGCGCAActcttgatttcaatatcaatacaatgGGCTTTTGCTTACTTTGAAGACTACTGAAGTACATACACTTGTAATGTATTCTATGAAGCTCTAGTCAAAGCTATTGATTTTAGTGACAACAAGAGTTGAACGAGAAATCATTATGTCCACCTTTATGAGAAATGTGACAGCACTGaatgaaaaatcaaagacCCGAGAAAGCTTAGGTTGGATTACAAACTGGCATGGCGTGGAAAGTATTGGACCTCTCTGCCCTAATCCTAtaagaaattaaaagatcAAGAATGTGTGACATCAAGTCTCCATTCCAAAGCAACTAAGCGATGGATTCAGTTATCGATTTGCTTTTTGCCaatcttgttcttgatgcACTGTTGAATTTTCATGGTCCTTTGGTCAGATATCTTCTTTGAAAGAAACGCAGAGGTGATAGAAACCCGAATGAAACTCAACTTCTCAAATAAGTCATCGACCTCAACGATGAATTCGCCCTTACACTTTGCGagtaattttgaatattctcaTAAAAATGCATATACTTCCAATATatatgaaatcaatcttCCTGGATTCCATTCCTAATTGCTACCTCAATGAACTCCATTTAATAAAGTTTCACCCTCAGCACTACTTCCTCCCTCACCTGCATCTTCCAAAACCCAATCTCTGACTGCACCTTTCCAATCACTAAccctcccatctccaacctTTACACTAACAACCCTcacctcttctccctccaCAAACACTCTCCcaccatctccctctccagCCCTAACTCCCTCCTCCCCAAGAAAAACACAATTCTCCAAATGTTTCTCCCTCAACCAttgctcttcctctcctcccctctcgACTATCCTCGCTTCCCCATTAATCGTCGCACTAATGCTGCTAATCGCACTCGTATTCAATCCTATCAGCATTTCCGCCAAACTGCTCCTCCCTCCCGCATTCCGCGGCGGACTCGCAGCTCTATTTCCCGTGGGCGGACGATGCGATACCCAATCGTGGACTAACAGCGACACGTGTGGATTTTCGAGAAGGTTGTGAGTTTTCTTCGAGGATGGGTTCGTGGTCATGATGATGGTGGGATGAGGAGACCAGGGGGTGCTGGGGAGATAGGTATAGTTCATGAGGGAGACGTGAGGACGGAGAGATGTGCATGTGGCGAGATGTAGCTATGGTTCATCATCAGTATGTGTTTGTGAAGAAGATGCGATTGAGGGAAGGAGGTGAGAACGTACAAATCTAGCATTTTCTAAACATTGGACTACTTCCGATGGTAAGGTCCTCGAGACTTGGAGATTGGTGGTGCCGGCCGAGGCTTCGTAATTCAAAGGAGCTTCCGACATAATTTCGCGGTGTCAATAAGTTTCTAAGGTGTGAGTTAATTGTGATATATTCGAGGATCAAGAAAAGTCGAAGCCGACGAGTACCGATGGAAGGCAAGCTTAAAACGAAAGAGGAGATCGGGCATGGCGGGGCATTACCTGATCTGACCTCAGCGATGATGTCTGATTATGTAATATTCGATAAGCTCTAATCTTCATCGCAAACTGATCGCAAAACATCTCAAGCAATGCATTTTTACCACTTCATTCGCATATTTCCAGTTCTATGAAACGGACAGAGGAAGTATTCTCTATGGTTGCCATAAACATATTGGCCTTTATCAATGTAGGTATGAAGTAAAGAGGATGAGATTTGGGCTTATTTTCAGACAGTTTGGAAAAGCTCTTATCTaatctactctactctacaacatttctttcattcctGTCAAAATTCACattgctcttctctcttgCATTGAAACTCATTGTTGCCGGGTCTTCTGTCGCGTTCATTTTCTCTGATGCTACTCTCATGTTTTGTATtgatctcttttctttcctcatgATTACCAAACCATGATTCCTCTACCCCCTCCCTCAATCCGGAGCAATTCCATCCGCCACATTCATCTCAGCGGCGTCACCCCCTTCCACATTGCTCAAACCATTCAATCCACGCTCGTATCCAGACTGCTCGAATATAAGAAAGGTATGTCTATTTCAATGCATTCCTATCTCCCTCCACCGTGTCTACTATAATCCTAACCAGCACGCAGAAGCCTCAGCTCAGCAACATGCCGACCCCAAACCTCCCGCGCCAATCCCCACAGTCCTCACATTCCAACCGACTCCCGTCTACACCACCGGGCGACGCGAGCTCCAAACTCCTCTTTCCGAAACTCTCCTCAAATCTCTTCGCGAGCCATTAATCCCCGTTTCGACCACTCATCTACCAACCATCCGCAAACCATTCACCACCTCTGACAAAACGCAGCAAATAGCCGACGTGGTGCAAACGCCTCGCGGCGGTCTCATAACATTCCACGGTCCCGGCCAACTAGTCATCTATCCCATCGTTGACCTACTAGCTTTCCGTAACATAGGCGCAAAATGTTACGTGAACCTTCTAGAAGAATCGACCATCCGACTGCTCCACAAAATGGGCTTGGAGATTCTCGGAAGAACAGAGAATCCAGGGGTATGGCTGAACGAAGGCGAGAAGCTAGCAAGTTTAGGAGTGCACCTGAGGAGAAACGTAAGTAGTTACGGGGTTGGACTCAACATGATCATGGAGAGAGGATGGTGGGACCGAATCAACGCATGCGGGCTCGACGGCAAAAAAATCGTGAGTATCGATGAACAAATGTCCGATGCGGAAACGCAGGGTTTCAAGGAACACGAAGAGAGCAGATGGCCCGCATACAAAGCCATGTTGAAAGACGGAGCCGCGGTCGCACAAACATGGGTCGCCGAATTTGCCGCAGGACTAGGACGACTAGACCGAGGCGAGAAGTGCGAGGAGAGTAAAACGGCAAGcgaaaataatatcaaagcTAGACCCGACGAGAAGAGCAAGCCGGGCGATACCAACGGGGTACATTGGACGAGCTGGGAAGACATGCCAGAATCGGTAAAGAAATTAATCCCATTCGATATCCGCGGAGGAAACGAATTGAACATAAGCACCGGTGGGGGATATGTAGAATACCGACCGTGGAGAGAGTAGagtagaaaagaagaa contains the following coding sequences:
- the Bclip2 gene encoding Bclip2; its protein translation is MIPLPPPSIRSNSIRHIHLSGVTPFHIAQTIQSTLVSRLLEYKKEASAQQHADPKPPAPIPTVLTFQPTPVYTTGRRELQTPLSETLLKSLREPLIPVSTTHLPTIRKPFTTSDKTQQIADVVQTPRGGLITFHGPGQLVIYPIVDLLAFRNIGAKCYVNLLEESTIRLLHKMGLEILGRTENPGVWLNEGEKLASLGVHLRRNVSSYGVGLNMIMERGWWDRINACGLDGKKIVSIDEQMSDAETQGFKEHEESRWPAYKAMLKDGAAVAQTWVAEFAAGLGRLDRGEKCEESKTASENNIKARPDEKSKPGDTNGVHWTSWEDMPESVKKLIPFDIRGGNELNISTGGGYVEYRPWRE